Within Planctomycetia bacterium, the genomic segment GCAGAAGCTGTGGCTTAAGGGAAGCGACGTTTTCTTTGCCGTAAATGAAGTCCGCACCGATGATCTCGGCAAAACATGGTCGCCGCCGCTAGAGCATGCGACGTTGGATCGACGCAAGGAGCCGAACGGCGTCGAGATCATCGTCGGCGATTTCACATCGAAGTGGCATGCGCAAACCGGCAAGCTTTTGGGAACCGGCCCGACCGTACGCTACCAGAAGAACGCCGCCGGCGCGGAAGTGAAGATCAATCAAAACGATGCCCCATCGCGCGCGGCGTACTCCGTTTACGACCCGCAGCAGCGCTCGTGGACGCAATGGGAGATGGTCGTCATGCCCGACGATCCCAAATTTTTCTACGCGACGGTCGGGGCAAGTCAGCGCGTCGATCTCCCGAATGGCGAGCTCCTCTTGCCGTTTCACTTCAAGACGAGCGGCCAGAGCCCGTACCACACCTCGGTGATGCGCTGCTCGTTCGACGGCAAGAAGCTCGCCTACATCGCGCACGGCGACGAACTCTCGCGACCGACGGAGCCGGGGGTCGAATACAAGCAACCGGCGGGGCGACAGACGGGCGTCTTCGAACCGTCGCTGACTCGCTTCCGCGGGCGCTACTATCTGACCATGCGTAACGATCGCGCGGCGTACGTGGCGACCTCGGACGACGGTCTGCGTTACGGCGAGGTCAAACGCTGGCGCTTCGACGACGGCGGGGATCTCGGCAGCCGAAACACTCAACAACATTGGGTCACGCATAGCAACGGCCTGTTTCTCGTCTACACGCGAGTCGGCGCGAACAACGATCACGTCTTCCGCAACCGCGCGCCGCTGTTCATCGCCCAAGTCGATCCGGAGAAGCTGCAAGTAGTCCGCGCCACGGAGCGAATTTTGATTCCCGAGCGAGGGGCGGGACTGGGTAACGCCTTCGGTGTCACCGAAGTCAGCCCGAACGAAACCTGGGTCACCACGGCCGAGTGGATGCAAGGACCGAAAGGTATTTCGGTTCCAGGAAACAAGTACGGTTCGGACAACAGCGTCTACGCCGCGCGCATCGTCTGGAAGACTCCGAATCGAGATTGGGATGCTCGATAGC encodes:
- a CDS encoding glycoside hydrolase; this translates as MSTMPDYTIKLDTITSGFDGKTCWVAPRAGIVPGKSPDSTPSVVLTMQKLWLKGSDVFFAVNEVRTDDLGKTWSPPLEHATLDRRKEPNGVEIIVGDFTSKWHAQTGKLLGTGPTVRYQKNAAGAEVKINQNDAPSRAAYSVYDPQQRSWTQWEMVVMPDDPKFFYATVGASQRVDLPNGELLLPFHFKTSGQSPYHTSVMRCSFDGKKLAYIAHGDELSRPTEPGVEYKQPAGRQTGVFEPSLTRFRGRYYLTMRNDRAAYVATSDDGLRYGEVKRWRFDDGGDLGSRNTQQHWVTHSNGLFLVYTRVGANNDHVFRNRAPLFIAQVDPEKLQVVRATERILIPERGAGLGNAFGVTEVSPNETWVTTAEWMQGPKGISVPGNKYGSDNSVYAARIVWKTPNRDWDAR